GTGCATGGCTGTCTGCAAGTGCCCGCAACTGCCGCAGCCGCGCATCGTATTGAGCGCGCGCATCCGGAGTGGACGCCCGCGCTCGCAACAGCTCTGTCATCTCGGCTTCAGCAGCGATGCGTTCAGCCTCACTCAATTGCGTATTGGCTGCTGTCGGCACGCGCCCGAACGTGGGAAACTGTCCCGTTCGGCGGGCACCAGTGGTGACGAATTCCTTGTTCTCGACCGGGGCCGTCTGTTCAATCGGGATGATCGAAGCGATGCCCGGATTCCGCCGCGTCACCGAATCCTGATCCGCGGAGGAAGCAACTGCTGCCGCTTCTGCATCCGTCTCCTGCCCTATGACCGCGGGCTCGGAGGCTGGAACGACGGTCGGTGCGGCATCTTCAAGGGACGCTGTCTGGCAACCCGCCAAAACGATTGCCGCAAGCAGGCCAAACCACGGACTGTTTTTTCTTTGAAGGTTCACGTTCTTTTCCGGTCTGGCCCAGTGTTTGTCATGACAACGACAAAAAAATGACCGTATCAACAACACAATAAGCTTCAAGGTGTTATAAAACACATCAAGAAAGCCGGTTTAAGGCACAAGAGGGTTTGGAGGCAACCTCCAGACTGCGAGAGGAGGCGCTGCAATGGCGGACAGGGGCGAAAGCAAAGCGAAAGACGACAAGGCGGCCGACGATGGCTCCTCTGCCGAAGCCTACATCGTCAAGGACCCTGAAGCCTTCGCCCGAAATGTCGCCCGCATGCTCGAGGAACTGGGCAAGGCGGCCTCTGCCTGGATCGAACCACGCGAGAAAGGCGAGGTTGTAGACACCGTTTCCGAACCCATGGCCGATATGGTCAAGACCTTTTCCAAGGTCGGCGAATATTGGCTCTCCGACCCCAAACGCGCGATCGAAGCGCAGACATCGCTGCTCACCAGCTATTTCACGCTGTGGAGCGATTCGATCCAGAACATGTCAGCTCAGGAGAAGCCGCCCTCGGCCAAGGCTGACAAGCGCTTCTCGGACCCGGACTGGGAGAAAAACCCGTTCTTCGAATTTCTCAAGAACGCCTATCTGATCACGTCTGACTGGGCAAACAAGCTGGTGTCGGAGAGTGACGGGCTGGACGAACACACGCGCCAAAAAGCACAATTCTATGTCCGCCAGATTGCCAGTGCGCTCTCCCCGGCCAATTTTTTGGTCACCAATCCCGAACTCTACAAGGAGATGGTGGCTTCGGACGGCCAGAATCTGGTCCGCGGCATGAAGATGCTGGCCGAAGATATTGCCGCCGGCAAGGGCGAGTTGAAGCTGCGTCAGTCCGATGCGTCGAAATTCGCTGTTGGCGAGAACATAGCGGTTTCGGAAGGCAAGGTGATCGCTCAGGATGATATCTGCCAGATCATCCAGTATGCCCCAAAAACCGAGAATGTCCTGAAACGGCCATTGCTGATTGTCCCGCCATGGATCAACAAGTTCTACATTCTGGATCTGAACCCGAAAAAGTCCTTTATCAAATGGGCCGCCGAACAGGGCCACTCCGTGTTCGTGATCTCCTGGGTCAATCCGGACCAGCGCCACGCCAGCAAGGATTGGGAATCGTACTCGCGCGAGGGCATTTCCTTTGCGCTCGAGACCATCGAGAAGGCGACCGGAGAAAAACAGGTCAACGCTATCGGGTATTGTGTCGGTGGCACGCTGCTTGCCGCAACGCTCGCCCTGCATGCACAGGAGAAGGACAAGCGGATCGCCACGGCGACTTTCTTCACCACCCAGACCGACTTCACCTATGCCGGAGACCTTAAGGTCTTCGTCGATGAAGCCCAGATAAGCTCGATCGAAACGGCGATGAAGAAGAACGGCTATCTCGACGGATCAAAGATGGCCACCGCCTTCAACATGCTGCGCGCCTCCGATCTGATCTGGCCCTATGTCGTCAACAACTATCTCAAGGGCAAGGATCCAATGCCCTTTGACCTGCTTTACTGGAATTCCGACTCAACCCGGATGCCCGCCGCCAATCATTCCTATTACCTCAGGAACTGCTACCTCGAGAACAATCTCTCGCAAGGCAAGATGGAAATGGCCGGCAAGACGCTTGATCTCGGCGACGTCAAGATCCCGATCTACAATCTCGCGGCCAAAGAAGACCACATCGCCCCTGCCCGCTCGGCCTATATCGGCGGCAAGCTGTTTGGCGGCAACGTCACCTATGTGATGTCCGGTTCGGGCCATATCGCCGGCGTGGTCAATCCGCCCGCGGCAGGGAAGTACCAGTTCTGGAGCGATGGCCCCCAAGACGCCGAATTTGATGATTGGGTTGCCGGCGCCACCGAAACACCAGGCTCCTGGTGGCCGCATTGGCAGAAATGGATCCGGGCCAACAACTCCGATGAAGTGCCGGCCAGAGCACCCGGAGGCAAAAAGCTCAAGCCGATCGAGGATGCGCCCGGCTCCTATGTCAGGGCCCGGGTCTGAAAGGCCACACGCAAGGGATCCCACGTCCGTTACCATCCGGGCCAAACACCCGATGCGCCGGATTTGCCGCTTGGAGCAAAGCCTGCTATCCGCCGCCGATGAAATTTGACAGCCCGTTGATCCCCGCCACCCTGGTGCGCCGTTACAAGCGCTTCCTTTTCGATGCCCATCTGGAAAGCGGAGAGGCAATCACCGGCTCCTGCCCCAACACCGGATCCATGCTCGGCCTGACGACGCCGGGTTCAAATATCCATCTCACCGAGCATGAGGGCGGCACCCGCAAATACCGGCATGCGCTTGAACTGGTTGAGGCAGATGGCACCCTGGTTGGAATCAACACCGGCCGGCCCAACCGGCTTGTCGAAGAAGCCATTGCAAATGGCTTGTTGGGATCGCTGGGCACATACCAAATACTCAAGCGCGAACAGAAATACGGTGTGAACTCACGCATCGACATCCTGCTTGAGGATCCAAGTCTTGGGATGGCCTATGTCGAGGTCAAGAATGTCCATTTCAGGCGCGCCCCGGGTTTGGCAGAATTCCCCGACAGCGTCACAAGCCGGGGCGCCAAGCATCTCGAAGAACTCGGCGACATGGCCGAGGCAGGCCACCGCGCCATTATGGTATATCTGATCCAGCGCAATGACATCGATCGGCTCAAGATCTGCCGTGATCTTGACCCGGCCTACGCCACTGCTTTCGACCGTGCCATGAAACGCGGGGTTGAAGCTTGCGCAATACGATGCAAAATCACACCCAATCAAATTCTTGCCGACACGATGGTCTCCATTGAGGAACCCGGTGTAAACAGCGTAAACTGAACCCGAGCCGGAACGGACCGGCGGAATAAGACAAAGCGAGCCAGACATGGTCACCTATATCGATGCCAATTCGGCCCCGATGAAAAACACCGGACAAATCCGGCTCTACGGCCCGGAAGGCTTCGAAGGCATGCGCAAGGCCAGCCAGTTGACAGCGCGCTGCCTCGATGAACTGGTCTCACGCGTTAAGCCCGGGGTTACAACCAACGAACTCGACGCCTTCGTGTTTGAATTCGGACAGGACCACGGCGCCCTGCCCGCGACACTGAACTATCGCGGCTACACCAAATCCTGCTGCACCTCGATCAACCACGTGGTGTGTCACGGCATTCCAAACGACAAGCCGCTGCGTGAAGGCGAGGTCGTCAACATTGACGTGACCTATGTGCTGGACGGCTGGCATGGCGATTCAAGCCGGATGTACCCGGTGGGCGAGATCAAGCGTGCCGCAGAGCGCCTGCTCGACATCACCCATAGGTCGCTGATGCTCGGCATCGAGGCGGTGAAACCTGGCGCGCGCACCGGGGCCATTGGAGAGGCAATCCAGACCTACGCCGAATCCGAACGCTGCTCGGTGGTGCGTGATTTCTGCGGACACGGCCTGGGGCAACTGTTTCATGACGCGCCCAACATCCTGCATTACGGCCGCGCCGGCGAAGGCCCGGAAATGCGCCCCGGCATGATCTTCACCATCGAGCCGATGATCAATCTGGGTCGACCGCATGTCAAAGTGCTCTCTGACGGTTGGACCGCTGTGACCCGGGACCGCTCGCTCTCTGCACAATATGAGCACACAATCGGCGTGACCGAGACCGGTTGTGAAATCTTCACCCTTTCGCCAGCCGGGCTCGACCGCCCCGGTTTGCCTGCATGATATCACGCCGTCGCCCCGGTCTGAACAATGAAGGTCTCAATGAGGGCCTCAGCGATCAAGGCCCGGACGACATGCACGACCCCGTGCACCAGGACGAGCGCAGTTTCTTTGCCGAAACCCGCCCGGCGAAGACCGGTTCGGGCACGCAGCGCGGCCCGCAAGCAGCGGGCCTCAAATCCGACGGATCGCAAAGCCAGGACGAACACTATCATGGTCATCGCGACCGGCTCCGGCAACGCTTCCGCGAGGGCGGCGATCGGGCGCTGGCCGATTACGAATTGCTGGAACTGCTGCTGTTCCGGCTAATTCCCCGCCGCGACACCAAACCGATCGCCAAGGCACTTCTGGCCCGTTTTGGCTCTTTGCCGGAAGTGCTAGGCGCCCCGGTGCAGCTTCTCACCGAGGTCAAGGGCGTGGGTGACAGCGTCGCCACCGATCTCAAGCTGGTCGCCTCCATTGCCCATCGCATGCTCAAGGGTGAATTGAAGGGCCGGAAGGTGCTGGCGTCCTGGTCATCGGTGATTGAATATTGCCGGGCCGCGATGGCGTTCGAAACACGCGAGCAGTTCCGGGTGCTGTTTCTCGACAAGAAGAACGCCCTGATCGCCGATGAAGTCCAGCAGACCGGAACCGTCGACCACACGCCCGTCTACCCGCGCGAGGTGGTCAAGCGCGCTCTTGAACTCTCCGCCACCGCAATCATCCTGGTGCACAACCACCCCTCGGGGGACCCTACCCCGTCGCGTGCCGACATCGAGATGACCAAGCTGATCATCGAAACGGCCAGACCGCTGGGAATCACCGTGCATGATCACATCATCATCGGCAGGGACGGTCACGCCAGCCTCAAGGGTATGAAGCTGGTCTGAGCACTCAAATTCCGTCTAGAGGGCCTGCACGCCCCTCAGGCGGCCTTCATCTCCGGTCCATCCAGAAACCGTTGCGAATCCGCAGCAATCGCCTCCCGTTTTGCCTCGGGCATCTTCGCCAGCGAGCCCATGATCAGGCCCATGCGGTGGTTGGAGCTGAGAACCTCCTGATTCTCAATGAGGAAATTCCAGTAGAGGTAGTTGAATGGACAGGCATCCTCACCTTGCTTCTGCTTCACCTTGTAGCGGCATGAACCGCAGTAATCGCTCATCTTGTTGATGTAGGAACCCGATGCCGCATAGGGCTTGGATGCAAGGAATCCGCCGTCAGCAAACAGCGCCATCCCAACGACATTGGGCATCTCCACCCATTCATAGGCGTCGAAATAGACAATCAGGAACCATTCCTGTACGTCGCGCGGGTCAATGCCCGCCAGCAAACAGAAATTTCCGATCACCATCAGCCGTTGGATATGGTGGGCATAGGCATTGGCCCTTGTCTCGGAGATTGATTGCGCCAGACAGTTCATCCCAGTCTCGCCGGTCCAGAAGAAGTCCGGCAGCGGCCGCGACGCCGACAACGCATTGGCGTGCGCGTAATCAGGCATCTTGAGCCAATACACGCCGCGGATGAATTCGCGCCAGCCTATGATCTGACGGACAAAACCCTCGACCGCATTGAGAGGCGCGTTGCCGTTCCGCCAGGCCTCCTCGGCGCGCTCGCAGCAGAGGCGGGGATCGAGAAGACCACAATTGATCAACGCCGACAAATGGCTGTGAAACAGCAGTGGCTCGTCCTGCTTCATGGCATCCTGCCAGTCGCCAAATCCCGGCAAACCATGTTAAATGAACCATGAAAGATAAGACTGAGCGTCTTCCCCACTCACCGGATAATCGAACGGCTCCAGGTCGCCAAATGCCCGGAAAAGCGTTTTCCAACCAGCTCAATCACTTCCCGGGTGACCTGATCCGGCTCAAAGCTCGGCCGATGTGGGATGGAAATGCCGTCAGGAAGCGCCTTGCGGTTTTGAGAATCGAAATTCCATTCGCCCCCCGCCGGTTCATCCCCTTCCATCAGATAGCCGGTGCGCCGACGCATATCGCGGTAGAAGTACTCCATCCGCAGCGTTTTGGGATGCGAGCCGTCTTTCCGGGTTGCCCAGGCGACAAAGTCCTCGTGGCTTGACAGAAAGCGGTCATCCGGCCGAATTTCCAGATCCACATCCAGCTCTTCACGCCAGCTCTGCGCAGCCTCCAGCACCCGCCACTCCGACGGTTCTGTCATCACCACGCGGCTCACATCACGGCGTTTGGCGGACTGTGCAAGCGCGCCACCGAAATTCCCCGGATTGTCCGGGGCATCGAGCGCCAGGTAATCGACGGTGAAACCATCATCACGCAAGGCCTGAGCGAAATGCCGCATTGCAGAGAACAGGAATGCAATCTTCTTCTTATGATGGCGAACTGATGTCGCCTCGTCCATGACTTCCGCCATGAAGATGATGTCGCGCCCGCGATCCGCATCCGCTAGGCTTGAGAGACCGCGAGACAGCTGATCCCCAAGCACAAAGCGCAAGACCTGACGTTCCGACATGTTCTGGACTCCTGTTTGAGCACCGGCGTTGCGTCACCTGGGCGACGTCACAACCGCCGCTGCCCTCGGTTACGCAGTCCGCTGCACAATGGTTCAAGCGCGCACGAAACTTAAATCCCTGATCTGACACGAAAAACGGCCCCAAACGAAAAACGCCGGGCTCAAGGCCCGGCGTTCAGTCTGGTTCCAAGTCAGAAGGCCTATTCGGCCGCCGCGTCGTCCTTCTTTGCGGCTTTCTTCTTGGCAGGCGCCTTTTTCTTCGGCGCGGGCTTCGTTTCGGCCTCGGCCTCATCATCAGCCATCAGCTCTTCCTTGGTCACCGTCTTGTCCGTCACGTCGATGACGGTCATTAGGTGATCAATGGTCTTTTCTTCAAAGATCGGAGCACGCAGCGAAGCGACTGCACCGGGGGTCTTCTGGAAATATTCGTAGATTTCCTGCTCCTGGCCGGGGAACTTGCGGACCTGTTCGAACAGCGAACGCTGCAGTTCCTCATCGCTGACCTGGATTTCCGCGCTTTCGCCAATCTTGGAGAGCACCAGGCCCAGGCGGACACGCCGTTCGGCAAGCTTGAGGTATTCCTCGCGGGCTGCCTCTTCGGTGGTGCCTTCATCGTCAAAGGTCTTGCCGTTGTCGGCAAGCTCCTGATTGATCTGACGCCAGATGTTCTCGAACTCGGCATCAATCAGCTTCGAAGGCGATTCGAACTTGTGCGCGCTGTCGAGCTGATCAAGGATCTGCCGCTTCACCTTCTGCCGGGTCATCTGGCCATACTGGCTCTCGATCTGCGACTTGACGATTTCGCGCAGCTTTTCAGCGGAATCGAGACCAAGCGACTTGGCAACTTCATCATTGATTTCCAGTGCGCCCGGTGCGGCGATCGCCTTGACCTTGATGTCAAAGGTCGCTTCCTTGCCGGCCAGATGTGCGGCCTGGTAATCGGCCGGGAACGAAACGGTGATGACCTTCTCGTCGCCAACCTTGACGCCAACCAATTGCTCTTCAAAGCCGGGAATGAACCGGTTGGAACCGATCACGAGTTCGGCATCCTGATCGGCGCCGCCATCAAAGGCTTCTCCGTCAACCTTGCCGAGGTAATCGATGGTCACCTTGTCGCCATCGGCGGCCTTGCCGGTCTTGGGCTCGTAGGAACGGCTGTTCTCAGCCACCCGGAGCACCTGCTCCTCGACTTCTTCATCGGAGACTTCGACAACTTCGCGGACAACCTTGAAGCTCGAGGGATCAGCCACTTCGAACTCGGGAATGACTTCGTAAGCCATTTTGAATTCGAAATCGGCCTCGCATTTGAGGATGCTCTCGGCTTCCTTCTCGTCTTCCGTCATGGAGATTTCAGGCTGGGTCGCAGCCTTCTCACCACGATCCGAAAGGATCGAGGTGGGCTTCTCCTGGATCATCTCGTTGACCATCTGCGCCATCATCGAGCGGCCATAGACCTTCTTGATGTGCGAAATCGGCACCTTGCCAGGACGGAAGCCCTTGATCTGCATCTTGCCCTTGGCATCCGCGAGCTTCTCGTTGAGCTGCGCTTCCATGTCCTTGGCGGGGACAATGACCTTCAATTCGCGCTTCAGCCCTTCGGCAAGCGTTTCGGTAACCTGCATGTTCAAACCTTCATTTCCTCGCGACTGCGACCGTTCGGGTTGGCCCCGCGACTGGGCCGGTTATCCGGCGTCGCTTGTGGCATTTTCTTGATTGGCTCCGGACCGGCAGCGCCGGCTGACGCCACATTGTCCGGATCGGGCCGGACTGCCATTTCGTGGCGGCCGGAACGAACCAAAAGGGGTGCGGCCACCTCGCCTTCATCGCATCCACAGCCGCCGCCAATCCGGCGGCAATGGGTCGATCAGCGGTGTTGTCCGCAGCTTCGAAAACCAAGCTTTTTGCAGTCCGGGGCATGATTTGCTCCGCAAAACATACCCACATTTCCACAATCAGCCGTCCCGGCGAAGCAAGGCTCCGCCAGCTAGCCCCCGCACCTATGCGATTTCACCTGAAATGGCAAGCCTAACCCGCCCTGTGTTGCCGGGCTGCAAGCGGAAAAGCCATGCCGGGCTAAAACCGCATAAAGCTGAAGCATTGTATCACCAAACGCTTTCCTGCCGCGTGGAAAAAGCCGACAGCGCCAAGACAAAATATGCCAGCCCCTCCTCCCCTGAAGGCGAGGCAGCACAATCAACAACCAAATGGAAAGAAAATGGTGCGGGTAGAGAGACTTGAACTCCCACGCCTTGCGGCACCAGAACCTAAATCTGGCGTGTCTACCAATTTCACCATACCCGCACGAAACAGCCCACGCCCGCATCTGAGCAAGCACATCCTGTTCGCGGAGGCGTCTATATCACCGGCATCGCGGAGGTCAAAGCCAAAATCACGCAAAGGCAGCGCGCATTCTTCCACGACAAACCAAAGGCTGCACCCTTGCTCGCCAGCTTCAGTAGAGCGGCTCTTCATAAAGAGTTTCACCATCGATCATCAGGCGGGCAATTTGCGGCTCACCCCGATCTGAAACGCGGACGGCGACAGTGGTGCGCCCTTCATTGCGCGCCTTCTCGATTTCCAGCCCTTCACCCTCGGGCACATAGTACCGCTCGATGCCAAACCTGAGATTGGGAACTTGATTGACCCTCCCTGACGGTTCAGGCACCCAAATCCGCAACGGCCTCGACTGCAGCGCAACCTCTTCATCTGCAAGCCCTGTGGGCGCGGAAAAATGCACCGATCTTGTGGAGAAGATCCCGTTGTCATCCGGCGCCAGCACCAGCCACACCGTTGAAACGGTGTCTCTGGCCGGCCAGCCACCTTCAACCAGGCTTTCGTCGACTGACGATATGCCGCCGCCATAGCGCAGCCTCACATAATCGCCGCGCATCAGATCCCTTGGATCGATCGGCTCGACCTGCAATAGGATCTCCTTGCCGTCTCGAAGGATGGCGGCGCGGCTCTCTATCATCAGCGCCAGCGTCCCGATCAGAAAGCAACAAGCGATGACGCCGGCAATCACCGGGTTTAACGGGGCACGTAACACTCCAACGAAGTCCATCAATTGCCCTCCTGCCCGGCCTGGAAGCGTTTTTCGATTTTCATGACCAGGAATGCGATGATCGCCAGGGACACACCGCCAACAAACAGAAAGCCCGAGCTCCCGAGCAGCGAGCCGAGCGTTTCGGAGACAACATAAAGTGTCTCCGCTGCAAAAGCGAAATAGGCAAAGCGCCGGATCAACCTGTTGGCGCGCCCCGAAACCATGAGAACCACAATGCTGATGACGAGAATGACCGCCGCCACGACAATTTCATAGGCAAGGCTGGAAGCGTTCAGATCAATCTGAAGGATCGCCAGCCCGGAAAGAAGCATCACCGCTCCATAGGCAGCGACGGACCCGTGCCGATCTATCAACGCGCCAAGCCCTGACGGCGGGAACGCACCCAAGAGAAATGCCAGGGCGCCCAAACCAATCAGCAAATGCTCAGACGGGACACCGAAAAGGTTGTAGCAAACCCACAGGACCCAAAAGACAGACAGAATAGCGGCCAGATGGCCTGCAATCACCGAACGAGAACGCCACGCGGCAATGCCGCAGCCCAAACTTACAGCCAGTGTCGCAACGGCCTGGGATGCCGTAAGGACATCTGTGGCACCGAAATCATAGGCGGTGACTTCTGCAAGCAGATACCCAAGTCCCAGAAGCCCGGCCCCGATAGACGCCAGCGGAGATGAAAAACCGAGCGCCACAACCAGGGCGCCGACACTCCACGCCAGCATGAAGCCAGCTTCATCACCGCTGATGTGGTACATCTGACCGATAAGGGCGATGCCGGCGCCATAGGTAAGGAGCGTGAAGATCAGTGCGGAATCGCAGATCCACTTCGCGTCCCGTTGCCTGGCCAGCACCGCCGCAACAACTCCAGCCAGGATCAATGCCGCAATCATTGCCACCCGGTAGATCCGTGCAATGGCCTCCCAGTTGGCGGCCACCAATGCGATCACCGCAGCCCCAAGCAGCACTGCAGCCAAAACCGCCAGAACACCGGAGAGACTGAAACCGGTATGTCTGCGGTCGTGATCAGCAAGCAGACGCTCCCCCAGACCCGGCTCCAGCAGCCCGTTTTGGCTCCATTGCTCGATCTCCCGAGCAAGATATCTGCGCAACACTTTGAGTACCCTCGTATTTTGCTCCGGAGAGCTTACATCACCGCCGGACGCAAGCAATGCCGACAATCAAGGCATTTTCGCCGAGCCCATGAGGCAATTGCACAGCTCAAAGGCAAAAATGTACGAAACAACACTCAGCTATGCACTGGGCGTATGTCTTCTATGAATTTTTTGCACTGCACAAATCGATTGAATCGACCTATCTTCAAATCATCGAAACGCCACAGGGCAAATCGGAAACAGCCGGAACAAAGGAGCGCAGACATGAAATTGACCCACTCCTTCGCCAGCTGGCGGAAATACCGCGAAACCTGCGCCGAGCTGAACAAGCTTTCCGAGCGCGAGTTGAGCGACATCGGCATGGTGCGGGAGGACATTCCTTTCGTAGCGCGCCGGGCAGTATAGAAATTCAAGAATTCGGAGCGGCCTCCTCCTCCTCCCAATAGCCGCTTCGATGTGACTGACGTTCATCCTCCTCCCGAGCGTCAGTCTTCCAAAATGGCGCCCACCGGATCCTCCTCCCCCGGTGGGCGTTATTTGTTTCAGCTTCCAAAAATTCTGATCTCTCCACGACTTCCGGTTCAACTCCGATAGACCATTCATGCCGTGGCCCCGACCACAAGGGCGATCCTCTTGTGCGGGCATACCCGACAACATGAGCTCTTGAGGCCAAGCCCGCAAAGACCGGATTTTTACGTTTCAGAACAAGCTCTTGTTAATGTGCCTTGCATCAGACGCATGCCCCCTATGCGATCTTTTGCACTGCACAATCCGATCAAAGCCCCCTATATTAGGATCAACAAAACACAGAGCTGAGCGATCAGCCCACAACCGAAAGGACCAACCCAATGAACTTCCGTAAGGCTTACCAGGACTGGCGCGAATACCGTAACACCGTCAACGAACTCTCCCGCATGTCTGAGCGTGAACTCAACGACCTCGGCATCTCCCGCGGCGACATTCCCTTCGTTGCACGCCGTCCCGGCAACTAAGACCAAAGAAAACTGCCCGGCCCTGCCGGTCACTCAAAACGGCGCCCTGGAGACAGGGCGCTGTTTCTGTTTCGGGGCCTGCTTCGCAAGCCGCTGATCCAGCGGGCCACGCCTCGCCGCAAAATCATGATTGTCCCACCAAACAAGACCGCACAAATTTTCAGCACAGCTTGAACCTGCCTCCACCAGGATCGAGCCATTCTGCCATTGCATATCTGGCTTGTGTTTATTGCTCTGCACAATTCACGTGCAATCGCCTATATATGATGCATCAGATTGACAGCCCCGCATGGGGGCTAACCCGAGGAAACCGAAATGAACATCATTAGCAAAGCCCGCAGCTGGATGAAGACCCGTCAGACCGCCCAGCAGCTTGCAAACCTGTCCAACGAAACCCTGGCTGACATCGGCCTGACCCGTTTCGACATCGACAACGTCGCACGCGGCATCCGTCGCTAAGACAGTTTGATATACTGCTTGAAAGCGGCGTCCTTCGGGGCGCCGTTTTTGTTTGCCGGGCCCGGCCCCCCTTCGCCCGCAGACGACCCACCTGTTACCCGATCCCACCCACTGCCACAAAACACCTTTGAGCGGCCCGGTTGCTCGTGTTAAACGGACGCCATGAACAAAAGCGACACGTCCAACTCCC
The DNA window shown above is from Hoeflea phototrophica DFL-43 and carries:
- the radC gene encoding RadC family protein, with amino-acid sequence MHDPVHQDERSFFAETRPAKTGSGTQRGPQAAGLKSDGSQSQDEHYHGHRDRLRQRFREGGDRALADYELLELLLFRLIPRRDTKPIAKALLARFGSLPEVLGAPVQLLTEVKGVGDSVATDLKLVASIAHRMLKGELKGRKVLASWSSVIEYCRAAMAFETREQFRVLFLDKKNALIADEVQQTGTVDHTPVYPREVVKRALELSATAIILVHNHPSGDPTPSRADIEMTKLIIETARPLGITVHDHIIIGRDGHASLKGMKLV
- a CDS encoding DUF2157 domain-containing protein; the encoded protein is MLRRYLAREIEQWSQNGLLEPGLGERLLADHDRRHTGFSLSGVLAVLAAVLLGAAVIALVAANWEAIARIYRVAMIAALILAGVVAAVLARQRDAKWICDSALIFTLLTYGAGIALIGQMYHISGDEAGFMLAWSVGALVVALGFSSPLASIGAGLLGLGYLLAEVTAYDFGATDVLTASQAVATLAVSLGCGIAAWRSRSVIAGHLAAILSVFWVLWVCYNLFGVPSEHLLIGLGALAFLLGAFPPSGLGALIDRHGSVAAYGAVMLLSGLAILQIDLNASSLAYEIVVAAVILVISIVVLMVSGRANRLIRRFAYFAFAAETLYVVSETLGSLLGSSGFLFVGGVSLAIIAFLVMKIEKRFQAGQEGN
- a CDS encoding DUF1127 domain-containing protein, which produces MNIISKARSWMKTRQTAQQLANLSNETLADIGLTRFDIDNVARGIRR
- a CDS encoding cryptochrome/photolyase family protein, with the protein product MSERQVLRFVLGDQLSRGLSSLADADRGRDIIFMAEVMDEATSVRHHKKKIAFLFSAMRHFAQALRDDGFTVDYLALDAPDNPGNFGGALAQSAKRRDVSRVVMTEPSEWRVLEAAQSWREELDVDLEIRPDDRFLSSHEDFVAWATRKDGSHPKTLRMEYFYRDMRRRTGYLMEGDEPAGGEWNFDSQNRKALPDGISIPHRPSFEPDQVTREVIELVGKRFSGHLATWSRSIIR
- the map gene encoding type I methionyl aminopeptidase translates to MVTYIDANSAPMKNTGQIRLYGPEGFEGMRKASQLTARCLDELVSRVKPGVTTNELDAFVFEFGQDHGALPATLNYRGYTKSCCTSINHVVCHGIPNDKPLREGEVVNIDVTYVLDGWHGDSSRMYPVGEIKRAAERLLDITHRSLMLGIEAVKPGARTGAIGEAIQTYAESERCSVVRDFCGHGLGQLFHDAPNILHYGRAGEGPEMRPGMIFTIEPMINLGRPHVKVLSDGWTAVTRDRSLSAQYEHTIGVTETGCEIFTLSPAGLDRPGLPA
- the phaC gene encoding class I poly(R)-hydroxyalkanoic acid synthase is translated as MADRGESKAKDDKAADDGSSAEAYIVKDPEAFARNVARMLEELGKAASAWIEPREKGEVVDTVSEPMADMVKTFSKVGEYWLSDPKRAIEAQTSLLTSYFTLWSDSIQNMSAQEKPPSAKADKRFSDPDWEKNPFFEFLKNAYLITSDWANKLVSESDGLDEHTRQKAQFYVRQIASALSPANFLVTNPELYKEMVASDGQNLVRGMKMLAEDIAAGKGELKLRQSDASKFAVGENIAVSEGKVIAQDDICQIIQYAPKTENVLKRPLLIVPPWINKFYILDLNPKKSFIKWAAEQGHSVFVISWVNPDQRHASKDWESYSREGISFALETIEKATGEKQVNAIGYCVGGTLLAATLALHAQEKDKRIATATFFTTQTDFTYAGDLKVFVDEAQISSIETAMKKNGYLDGSKMATAFNMLRASDLIWPYVVNNYLKGKDPMPFDLLYWNSDSTRMPAANHSYYLRNCYLENNLSQGKMEMAGKTLDLGDVKIPIYNLAAKEDHIAPARSAYIGGKLFGGNVTYVMSGSGHIAGVVNPPAAGKYQFWSDGPQDAEFDDWVAGATETPGSWWPHWQKWIRANNSDEVPARAPGGKKLKPIEDAPGSYVRARV
- a CDS encoding GDYXXLXY domain-containing protein; translation: MDFVGVLRAPLNPVIAGVIACCFLIGTLALMIESRAAILRDGKEILLQVEPIDPRDLMRGDYVRLRYGGGISSVDESLVEGGWPARDTVSTVWLVLAPDDNGIFSTRSVHFSAPTGLADEEVALQSRPLRIWVPEPSGRVNQVPNLRFGIERYYVPEGEGLEIEKARNEGRTTVAVRVSDRGEPQIARLMIDGETLYEEPLY
- the sfsA gene encoding DNA/RNA nuclease SfsA, yielding MKFDSPLIPATLVRRYKRFLFDAHLESGEAITGSCPNTGSMLGLTTPGSNIHLTEHEGGTRKYRHALELVEADGTLVGINTGRPNRLVEEAIANGLLGSLGTYQILKREQKYGVNSRIDILLEDPSLGMAYVEVKNVHFRRAPGLAEFPDSVTSRGAKHLEELGDMAEAGHRAIMVYLIQRNDIDRLKICRDLDPAYATAFDRAMKRGVEACAIRCKITPNQILADTMVSIEEPGVNSVN
- the tig gene encoding trigger factor, translated to MQVTETLAEGLKRELKVIVPAKDMEAQLNEKLADAKGKMQIKGFRPGKVPISHIKKVYGRSMMAQMVNEMIQEKPTSILSDRGEKAATQPEISMTEDEKEAESILKCEADFEFKMAYEVIPEFEVADPSSFKVVREVVEVSDEEVEEQVLRVAENSRSYEPKTGKAADGDKVTIDYLGKVDGEAFDGGADQDAELVIGSNRFIPGFEEQLVGVKVGDEKVITVSFPADYQAAHLAGKEATFDIKVKAIAAPGALEINDEVAKSLGLDSAEKLREIVKSQIESQYGQMTRQKVKRQILDQLDSAHKFESPSKLIDAEFENIWRQINQELADNGKTFDDEGTTEEAAREEYLKLAERRVRLGLVLSKIGESAEIQVSDEELQRSLFEQVRKFPGQEQEIYEYFQKTPGAVASLRAPIFEEKTIDHLMTVIDVTDKTVTKEELMADDEAEAETKPAPKKKAPAKKKAAKKDDAAAE
- a CDS encoding DUF1127 domain-containing protein; protein product: MKLTHSFASWRKYRETCAELNKLSERELSDIGMVREDIPFVARRAV
- a CDS encoding DUF1127 domain-containing protein, encoding MNFRKAYQDWREYRNTVNELSRMSERELNDLGISRGDIPFVARRPGN